In a single window of the Nocardioides sp. L-11A genome:
- the cutA gene encoding aerobic carbon-monoxide dehydrogenase large subunit — MTTKMMGAKVQRVEDDRLVRGTGRYVDDVAPDALHTAVLRSPHAHARILSIDVDAVLDVEGVHAVWTYDDLEGAMAEPLPLLIPHPTLTHGRTQYALAKDEVNYVGEAIALVVADDRYVAEDALAQIVVEYELLPAVVGIEAARDGANLVHDDVPGNVAARMEQSNGDAAAAIAAAPRTLSLDLTIERSACMPMEGRGTAARWDPDQNRLQVWTSTQTSTGVRAAVAAKLGLDLGQVDVITPDVGGGFGVKIVHPWPEELLVPLAAQKLGRAVKFTEDRREHFISSAHERSQVHHVEVGFDDDGRVLGLDVRFWHDHGAYTPYGLIVPIITSTQLLGPYKPGAYHVQFDSLYTNTVIVTPYRGAGRPQGCFVMERTMDAIAAELGKDRADVRAVNFIQPDEFPYDQGLIFQDGRELTYDSGDYPAMLDKIKELVDWDHFEDFRAAKAAEGKRVGLGLACYVEGTGVGPYEGAHVHIETSGKVKVATGLTSQGQGHQTAFAQIVADELGVRFEDVEITTGDTRRMAYAVGTFASRAAVMSGSAIHLAAKRAKEKALRIAADALEADVDDLEIVDGVVSVKGTDSSIPLGTVAVLSNPLRYAFDEASKAATQFNVGDPTKPPVAEDDEPGLEGKDFYSPPRSTFASGMHAVIVETDVETAEIRILKYAVVHDCGHLINPMIVEGQIHGGVAQGVGGALYERMAYDESGQLLNASFMDFLMPYVTEVPESIEIDHLETPSPLNPLGIKGAGEAGVIPGSAAFAAAIEDAERLPITAMPISPSELFALRAAHHAQEPK, encoded by the coding sequence ATGACCACCAAGATGATGGGCGCCAAGGTCCAGCGGGTCGAGGACGACCGCCTGGTCCGCGGCACCGGCCGGTACGTCGACGACGTCGCCCCGGACGCGCTGCACACCGCCGTCCTGCGCAGTCCCCACGCCCACGCCCGGATCCTGTCGATCGACGTCGACGCCGTGCTCGACGTCGAGGGCGTCCACGCGGTGTGGACCTACGACGACCTCGAGGGCGCGATGGCCGAGCCGCTGCCGCTGCTCATCCCGCACCCCACGCTGACCCACGGCCGCACGCAGTACGCGCTGGCCAAGGACGAGGTCAACTACGTCGGCGAGGCGATCGCCCTCGTGGTCGCCGACGACCGCTACGTCGCCGAGGACGCCCTCGCGCAGATCGTCGTCGAGTACGAGCTGCTGCCCGCCGTCGTCGGCATCGAGGCGGCCCGCGACGGCGCGAACCTGGTCCACGACGACGTACCCGGCAACGTGGCCGCGCGCATGGAGCAGTCCAACGGCGACGCCGCCGCGGCCATCGCGGCCGCGCCCCGCACGCTCTCGCTCGACCTGACGATCGAGCGCAGCGCCTGCATGCCGATGGAGGGCCGCGGCACCGCCGCCCGCTGGGACCCGGACCAGAACCGGCTCCAGGTGTGGACGTCGACGCAGACCTCCACCGGCGTCCGCGCCGCGGTGGCGGCCAAGCTCGGTCTCGACCTCGGCCAGGTCGACGTCATCACGCCCGACGTCGGCGGCGGCTTCGGCGTCAAGATCGTGCACCCCTGGCCCGAGGAGCTGCTCGTCCCGCTCGCGGCGCAGAAGCTGGGCCGCGCGGTGAAGTTCACCGAGGACCGGCGCGAGCACTTCATCTCCTCGGCCCACGAGCGCTCGCAGGTGCACCACGTCGAGGTCGGCTTCGACGACGACGGCCGGGTACTGGGTCTGGACGTGCGCTTCTGGCACGACCACGGCGCGTACACGCCGTACGGCCTGATCGTCCCGATCATCACCTCGACGCAGCTCCTCGGCCCCTACAAGCCGGGCGCCTACCACGTGCAGTTCGACTCGCTCTACACGAACACGGTCATCGTCACGCCGTACCGCGGCGCGGGCCGTCCGCAGGGCTGCTTCGTGATGGAGCGGACCATGGACGCGATCGCGGCCGAGCTGGGCAAGGACCGCGCCGACGTGCGCGCCGTGAACTTCATCCAGCCCGACGAGTTCCCCTACGACCAGGGCCTGATCTTCCAGGACGGCCGCGAGCTCACCTACGACTCCGGCGACTACCCGGCGATGCTCGACAAGATCAAGGAGCTCGTCGACTGGGACCACTTCGAGGACTTCCGTGCCGCGAAGGCGGCCGAGGGCAAGCGGGTCGGCCTCGGCCTGGCCTGCTATGTCGAGGGCACCGGCGTCGGCCCCTACGAGGGTGCGCACGTGCACATCGAGACCTCCGGCAAGGTCAAGGTCGCGACCGGCCTGACCTCGCAGGGCCAAGGCCACCAGACGGCGTTCGCGCAGATCGTCGCCGACGAGCTGGGGGTGAGGTTCGAGGACGTCGAGATCACCACCGGCGACACCCGTCGGATGGCGTACGCCGTCGGCACCTTCGCCTCCCGTGCCGCCGTGATGAGCGGCTCGGCGATCCACCTGGCCGCCAAGCGGGCCAAGGAGAAGGCCCTGCGGATCGCGGCCGACGCGCTCGAGGCCGACGTCGACGACCTCGAGATCGTCGACGGCGTCGTCAGCGTCAAGGGCACCGACAGCTCGATCCCACTCGGCACGGTCGCGGTCCTGTCCAACCCGCTGCGCTACGCCTTCGACGAGGCGTCCAAGGCCGCCACCCAGTTCAATGTCGGCGACCCGACGAAGCCGCCGGTCGCCGAGGACGACGAGCCGGGCCTGGAGGGCAAGGACTTCTACTCGCCGCCGCGCTCGACCTTCGCCTCCGGCATGCACGCCGTGATCGTCGAGACCGACGTCGAGACCGCGGAGATCCGGATCCTCAAGTACGCCGTCGTCCACGACTGCGGGCACCTGATCAACCCGATGATCGTCGAGGGCCAGATCCACGGCGGCGTCGCGCAGGGCGTCGGCGGCGCGCTCTACGAGCGGATGGCCTACGACGAGTCCGGCCAGCTGCTCAACGCGTCGTTCATGGACTTCCTCATGCCCTATGTCACCGAGGTGCCCGAGAGCATCGAGATCGACCACCTGGAGACGCCGTCTCCGCTCAACCCGCTCGGCATCAAGGGTGCGGGCGAGGCCGGCGTGATCCCCGGGTCCGCCGCCTTCGCCGCCGCCATCGAGGACGCCGAGCGGCTGCCCATCACCGCCATGCCCATCTCGCCGTCGGAGCTGTTCGCGCTCCGCGCCGCGCACCACGCTCAGGAGCCGAAGTGA
- a CDS encoding carbon monoxide dehydrogenase subunit G, with amino-acid sequence MKISGQNTIAAPVDKVWDAILDPRVLVATIPGCERLEATGENAYAMTVSAGVAAIKGTYSGSCVLEDLRKGEGLTMKLKGSGAPGTIDATVLVTFAGSGAETVLSYDADAVVGGMIGGVGQRMLTSVSRRMAAEFFGNVEKVIANGLPAEVAAAEPAVSAEGAPVFAAAPKSATRAGAGAGAAVGGESFLMGVAVGGGLVLAGVIVGGLLGRRR; translated from the coding sequence GTGAAGATCTCCGGTCAGAACACCATCGCCGCCCCCGTCGACAAGGTCTGGGACGCGATCCTCGACCCGCGCGTGCTGGTCGCGACCATTCCCGGCTGCGAGCGCCTCGAGGCGACCGGCGAGAACGCCTACGCGATGACGGTCAGCGCCGGGGTCGCGGCGATCAAGGGCACCTACTCCGGATCCTGCGTGCTCGAGGACCTGCGCAAGGGCGAGGGCCTGACCATGAAGCTCAAGGGGTCGGGCGCCCCGGGCACGATCGACGCGACGGTGCTCGTCACCTTCGCGGGCTCCGGCGCGGAGACCGTCCTGTCCTACGACGCCGACGCGGTCGTCGGCGGCATGATCGGCGGCGTCGGCCAGCGGATGCTGACCAGCGTCTCGCGCCGGATGGCGGCCGAGTTCTTCGGCAACGTCGAGAAGGTCATCGCGAACGGGCTGCCGGCCGAGGTCGCCGCGGCCGAGCCGGCCGTGTCCGCCGAGGGCGCGCCGGTCTTCGCCGCCGCGCCGAAGTCGGCGACCCGTGCGGGTGCCGGAGCCGGTGCCGCGGTGGGCGGCGAGTCCTTCCTGATGGGCGTCGCCGTCGGTGGTGGGCTCGTGCTCGCCGGAGTCATCGTCGGTGGCCTGCTGGGCCGTCGTCGATGA
- a CDS encoding amidase family protein, which produces MSSPLTVDATARDQAAAVRRREISARELLDLHLDRIAERNPQLNAIVSLDEERARAGAAAADEALASGADVGALHGLPFAFKDTHAVGGWRTTYGSTVMADNVPERDELIVERVRGAGAVTIGKTNVPEFAAGSHTFNKVFGTTLNPVDPTRSAGGSSGGAACALAAGMVPLADGSDMGGSLRNPASFCGVVGMRPSLGRVPEWPLYNQWESTSVGGPMARNVGDLALLLSVMAGPDPRAPQALGDPGSSFATPEPATLAGLRVALSVDLGGALEVDHEVAAVVESAGTALAGAGAAVSGAAPDLSLAEDTFRTLRAWHFQAKLGRLLAEHPDAFKPSLADNIRAGESLTGADIARGYTQRTALSETMRLFFGDHDVLVLPVSQVPPFPATQEFPSEINGKPMATYLDWMRSAYFITVTGCPAISVPFGTTADGLPVGVQLVARHGADRQLLEVALAFEGLAAR; this is translated from the coding sequence ATGAGCTCCCCGCTCACGGTCGACGCCACCGCGCGCGACCAGGCGGCCGCCGTACGACGCCGGGAGATCTCGGCGCGGGAGCTGCTCGACCTGCACCTGGACCGGATCGCCGAGCGCAACCCGCAGCTCAACGCCATCGTCTCGTTGGACGAGGAGCGCGCCCGCGCGGGCGCCGCGGCCGCCGACGAGGCGCTCGCCTCGGGTGCCGACGTCGGGGCCCTGCACGGCCTGCCGTTCGCGTTCAAGGACACCCATGCGGTGGGGGGCTGGCGGACGACGTACGGCTCCACGGTGATGGCCGACAACGTGCCCGAGCGTGACGAGCTCATCGTCGAGCGGGTCCGCGGCGCGGGCGCGGTGACGATCGGCAAGACCAACGTCCCCGAGTTCGCCGCCGGCTCGCACACCTTCAACAAGGTCTTCGGCACCACCCTCAACCCGGTCGACCCGACCCGCTCCGCGGGCGGGTCCAGCGGGGGAGCGGCCTGCGCCCTGGCCGCGGGCATGGTGCCGCTGGCCGACGGCTCCGACATGGGCGGCTCGCTGCGCAACCCCGCGTCCTTCTGCGGCGTCGTCGGCATGCGCCCCAGCCTGGGCCGGGTGCCCGAGTGGCCGCTCTACAACCAGTGGGAGTCCACGTCCGTCGGCGGGCCGATGGCCCGCAACGTCGGGGATCTGGCACTGCTGCTGTCCGTCATGGCCGGCCCCGACCCCCGGGCACCGCAGGCCCTGGGCGACCCGGGCTCGTCGTTCGCCACCCCCGAGCCGGCCACGCTGGCAGGGCTGCGGGTCGCGCTCAGCGTGGACCTCGGTGGGGCGCTCGAGGTCGACCACGAGGTCGCGGCCGTCGTGGAGTCCGCCGGCACCGCGCTGGCCGGTGCCGGTGCCGCCGTCTCCGGCGCCGCGCCCGACCTGTCGCTGGCCGAGGACACCTTCCGCACCCTGCGCGCCTGGCACTTCCAGGCCAAGCTGGGCCGGCTGCTCGCCGAGCACCCCGACGCCTTCAAGCCGTCGCTCGCCGACAACATCCGGGCGGGAGAGTCGCTCACCGGCGCCGACATCGCCCGCGGCTACACGCAGCGCACCGCACTGTCGGAGACGATGCGGCTGTTCTTCGGCGACCACGACGTGCTGGTGCTGCCGGTCTCCCAGGTGCCGCCGTTCCCGGCCACCCAGGAGTTCCCCAGCGAGATCAACGGCAAGCCGATGGCGACGTACCTCGACTGGATGCGCTCGGCGTACTTCATCACCGTCACCGGCTGCCCCGCCATCTCCGTGCCCTTCGGTACGACGGCCGACGGCCTCCCCGTCGGCGTCCAGCTGGTCGCCCGGCACGGTGCCGACCGGCAGCTGCTGGAGGTCGCGCTCGCGTTCGAGGGGCTCGCCGCCCGCTGA
- a CDS encoding hydantoinase/oxoprolinase family protein, with translation MTARRIRIGIDTGGTFTDVVAFDEDSGEVVTTKTPSTPGNPADGFLAGIDKVLGIAGAEFADVVAVSHGTTVATNQLLEGKVDALGFVTTEGYEAMLEIARQSVPDGYGNSYFWVKPDRIVPRDLVKGVGGRMDFTGSEIRPFDEEKAREVARWFKAKGIDTLGVCFLHAYANPAHEERMREIIAEEHPDAVVSISSEVLREYREYERSMTTLVDAAVKPKLSRYVNNIKDRLATQTGRTVPFYVMKSNGGVLSADEVVHQPITTVLSGPAAGALGAALIAKVAGFDKVLTSDGGGTSTDVSVVIDGEPTLTTEGSVGVYPSKIPMIDVVTVGAGGGSIAWLSPEGTLKVGPHSAGADPGPICYRKGGTEVTITDAHVFLGRIPPHLLGGEIPLDVDAATAAIQQLAGKLGISAEACATGILEISAWNQANALRQVTVKRGLDVRDFALTTFGGSGSLLLCRLMDILNVPTVLVPPNPGNVSAFGLLTVDVKNDYVQTHVALQENVDSADLQREYDVLQARAAEALGKEGFAEADHVFVRTADVRYFGQAFEVRVGVPDGPVTAETLTAIADRFHAEHRVLYGYDFSGDASQQVEVVNLRVSGIGPIKRPEILRADAAKPEPQPTGSRSICFDAEAGYVETPIFWRPDLPAGQVLSGPVIIEEFGSTVPIHPGFTARVDDYANIIVTRSEES, from the coding sequence ATGACAGCAAGGCGGATCAGGATCGGCATCGACACGGGCGGCACCTTCACCGACGTCGTGGCCTTCGACGAGGACAGTGGTGAGGTCGTCACGACCAAGACCCCGAGCACGCCGGGGAACCCGGCCGACGGGTTCTTGGCGGGCATCGACAAGGTGCTCGGCATCGCGGGGGCGGAGTTCGCCGACGTGGTCGCCGTCAGCCACGGCACCACGGTCGCGACCAACCAGCTCCTCGAGGGCAAGGTGGACGCGCTCGGCTTCGTCACCACCGAGGGCTACGAGGCGATGCTCGAGATCGCCCGTCAGTCCGTGCCCGACGGCTACGGCAACTCCTATTTCTGGGTGAAGCCGGACCGGATCGTCCCGCGCGACCTGGTCAAGGGCGTCGGCGGCCGGATGGACTTCACCGGCAGCGAGATCCGTCCCTTCGACGAGGAGAAGGCCCGTGAGGTCGCCCGCTGGTTCAAGGCCAAGGGCATCGACACGCTGGGGGTCTGCTTCCTGCACGCGTACGCCAACCCGGCGCACGAGGAGCGGATGCGCGAGATCATCGCCGAGGAGCACCCCGACGCCGTCGTCTCCATCTCCAGCGAGGTGCTGCGCGAGTACCGCGAGTACGAGCGCTCGATGACCACCCTCGTCGACGCCGCGGTCAAGCCCAAGCTCAGCCGCTACGTCAACAACATCAAGGACCGCCTGGCCACGCAGACCGGCCGGACCGTGCCGTTCTACGTGATGAAGTCCAACGGCGGCGTGCTCTCGGCCGACGAGGTCGTGCACCAGCCGATCACCACCGTGCTCTCCGGCCCGGCGGCCGGCGCGCTCGGCGCGGCGCTGATCGCCAAGGTCGCGGGCTTCGACAAGGTCCTCACCTCCGACGGCGGCGGTACGTCGACCGACGTGTCGGTCGTCATCGACGGCGAGCCCACGCTGACCACCGAGGGCAGCGTCGGCGTCTACCCGTCCAAGATCCCGATGATCGACGTCGTCACCGTGGGTGCCGGCGGCGGCTCCATCGCCTGGCTCTCGCCCGAGGGCACGCTCAAGGTCGGCCCCCACTCGGCCGGCGCCGACCCGGGCCCGATCTGCTACCGCAAGGGCGGCACCGAGGTCACCATCACCGACGCGCACGTCTTCCTCGGCCGGATCCCTCCCCACCTGCTCGGTGGCGAGATCCCGCTCGACGTCGACGCCGCGACGGCGGCGATCCAGCAGCTGGCCGGCAAGCTCGGCATCTCGGCCGAGGCGTGTGCCACCGGCATCCTCGAGATCTCCGCGTGGAACCAGGCCAACGCGCTGCGCCAGGTGACGGTCAAGCGCGGCCTCGACGTGCGCGACTTCGCCCTCACCACGTTCGGCGGATCGGGCTCCCTGCTGCTGTGCCGGCTGATGGACATCCTCAACGTCCCGACCGTGCTGGTCCCGCCGAACCCGGGCAACGTCTCGGCCTTCGGCCTGCTCACCGTCGACGTCAAGAACGACTACGTCCAGACCCACGTCGCGCTCCAGGAGAACGTCGACTCGGCCGACCTCCAGCGCGAGTACGACGTCCTGCAGGCGCGCGCCGCGGAGGCCCTCGGCAAGGAGGGCTTCGCCGAGGCCGACCACGTGTTCGTGCGCACCGCCGACGTGCGCTACTTCGGGCAGGCCTTCGAGGTCCGTGTCGGTGTGCCGGACGGCCCGGTCACCGCGGAGACCCTGACCGCGATCGCGGACCGCTTCCACGCCGAGCACCGCGTGCTCTACGGCTACGACTTCTCCGGCGACGCGTCGCAGCAGGTCGAGGTCGTCAACCTGCGGGTGTCGGGCATCGGCCCGATCAAGCGCCCCGAGATCCTGCGCGCGGACGCCGCGAAGCCGGAGCCGCAGCCGACCGGCTCACGCTCGATCTGCTTCGACGCCGAGGCCGGGTACGTCGAGACGCCGATCTTCTGGCGCCCCGACCTGCCGGCCGGTCAGGTGCTCAGCGGCCCGGTGATCATCGAGGAGTTCGGCTCGACCGTGCCCATCCACCCCGGCTTCACCGCCCGGGTCGACGACTACGCCAACATCATCGTGACGCGCTCGGAGGAGAGCTGA
- a CDS encoding hydantoinase B/oxoprolinase family protein, whose product MCLSCQTVSVQNPGAPRSFTHEGDITSRRAPTDFPFGTLTADAGRSADPVLVEIVQGSLAAVEHEVETAIGRTSRSPMIRDAHDFRAGIHDRLLRKLTGRSYSALVHPVARDFPIEEMNEGDVFFHNDVYLSEGGIGHLPDLCVTVPVFAGPEGERRVVGFIQAFGHHDDIGGAVPGSMPSHATSVYEEGLAVPPIKLWDAGVPNKAALRIMTRNSRMPESLAADLDAECSACLMGARRLGELFDRYGIETVEACFDAVIDRSTETYRREILSKIPVGTWTWEDYAEHDGVDDPKLHTQRITLTRTSADDEDGERLILDFAGTGPQAKGPINHCGDYADGAFLKKWLAPILRNLADTPERMAELDVNEGVVPLIEMRFPPPGTLLTPVFPAPTNARTFVILRLLGVLAGVIAKAVDGKMPADQETIRYTGVYGEDLEGRSYLMREVLGGGSGGRYYADGEDTIHVVPDSRNLPTEFTESRFPFVVESLSLAVDSGGAGQFRGGLGYEKHIRMLKDANFMSIADRSILACWGVKGGKAGKPFQVTIDPGGPNEREVDALADAEPVVAGETIRIRTTGGGGWGNPLERDPATVVRDVVWRKVSAEAALADYGVVLTGSLDDDTLGYDAAATATERAGRPAPAEDDAFFDRGPGYGVLAGGAAAAAVDVL is encoded by the coding sequence ATGTGCCTGAGCTGCCAGACCGTCTCTGTCCAGAACCCGGGCGCTCCGCGCTCGTTCACGCACGAAGGTGACATCACCTCGCGCCGCGCGCCGACCGACTTCCCGTTCGGGACGCTGACCGCCGACGCCGGCCGCAGCGCCGACCCGGTGCTCGTCGAGATCGTCCAGGGCTCGCTCGCCGCCGTCGAGCACGAGGTCGAGACCGCCATCGGCCGGACCAGCCGCTCGCCGATGATCCGCGACGCGCACGACTTCCGTGCGGGCATCCACGACCGGCTGCTGCGCAAGCTGACCGGTCGCTCGTACTCCGCGCTCGTGCACCCGGTCGCCCGGGACTTCCCGATCGAGGAGATGAACGAGGGCGACGTCTTCTTCCACAACGACGTCTACCTCTCCGAGGGTGGCATCGGCCACCTCCCCGACCTGTGCGTCACCGTCCCGGTGTTCGCCGGTCCGGAGGGGGAGCGGCGCGTCGTCGGCTTCATCCAGGCCTTCGGCCACCACGACGACATCGGCGGTGCGGTGCCCGGCTCGATGCCCTCGCACGCCACGAGCGTGTACGAGGAGGGCCTCGCCGTCCCCCCGATCAAGCTGTGGGACGCCGGCGTGCCCAACAAGGCCGCGCTGCGGATCATGACGCGCAACTCGCGGATGCCCGAGTCGCTGGCCGCCGACCTCGACGCCGAGTGCTCGGCCTGCCTGATGGGCGCCCGGCGCCTGGGCGAGCTGTTCGACCGCTACGGCATCGAGACGGTCGAGGCCTGCTTCGACGCCGTCATCGACCGGTCCACCGAGACCTACCGCCGCGAGATCCTCTCCAAGATCCCGGTCGGCACCTGGACCTGGGAGGACTACGCCGAGCACGACGGTGTCGACGACCCGAAGCTGCACACCCAGCGGATCACGCTGACCCGTACGTCGGCCGACGACGAGGACGGCGAGCGGCTGATCCTCGACTTCGCGGGCACCGGTCCGCAGGCGAAGGGCCCGATCAACCACTGCGGCGACTACGCCGACGGCGCCTTCCTCAAGAAGTGGCTGGCACCGATCCTGCGCAACCTGGCCGACACCCCGGAGCGGATGGCGGAGCTCGACGTCAACGAGGGCGTCGTGCCCCTGATCGAGATGAGGTTCCCGCCGCCGGGCACGCTGCTGACGCCGGTCTTCCCCGCGCCGACCAACGCCCGCACGTTCGTCATCCTGCGTCTGCTGGGCGTGCTCGCCGGTGTGATCGCCAAGGCGGTCGACGGCAAGATGCCCGCCGACCAGGAGACGATCCGCTACACCGGCGTCTACGGCGAGGATCTCGAGGGTCGCTCGTACCTCATGCGCGAGGTGCTCGGCGGCGGCTCCGGCGGCCGCTACTACGCCGACGGCGAGGACACCATCCACGTCGTCCCGGACTCGCGGAACCTCCCCACGGAGTTCACCGAGTCGCGCTTCCCGTTCGTGGTCGAGTCGCTCAGCCTCGCCGTCGACTCCGGCGGCGCGGGCCAGTTCCGCGGTGGTCTGGGCTACGAGAAGCACATCCGGATGCTCAAGGACGCGAACTTCATGTCCATCGCGGACCGCTCGATCCTCGCCTGCTGGGGCGTGAAGGGCGGCAAGGCGGGCAAGCCGTTCCAGGTCACCATCGACCCGGGCGGCCCCAACGAGCGCGAGGTCGACGCCCTGGCCGACGCCGAGCCCGTGGTGGCCGGCGAGACGATCCGGATCCGCACCACCGGTGGCGGCGGGTGGGGCAACCCGCTCGAGCGCGACCCGGCGACCGTGGTCCGCGACGTCGTGTGGCGCAAGGTCTCGGCCGAGGCGGCCCTGGCCGACTACGGCGTGGTCCTCACCGGCTCGCTCGACGACGACACCCTCGGGTACGACGCCGCCGCCACCGCCACGGAGCGGGCCGGGCGTCCGGCGCCGGCCGAGGACGACGCCTTCTTCGACCGGGGACCCGGCTACGGCGTCCTCGCCGGCGGCGCCGCCGCGGCCGCGGTGGACGTGCTCTGA
- a CDS encoding NmrA family NAD(P)-binding protein, which translates to MKVAILGGSGKTGRAVGAALAQAGVATRPLGRAAFDDLPAALAGADAVHVIAPNLHPDEPSYVAAALSAAADVGVGRVSYHSVASPYVPAMPHHLGKAVSEDLVRRSGLAWTLLQPCAYVQNLLPALRAARSAAGVLEVPYAVGTPFGMVDLQDVAAATAAVLTADGHVGATYELGGPALVSVADVAAAAGLTATRVPAEGDVHPWLQAMFDYYDDHGLPTGGVPLRALLGRTPTSVEQVLARDLAT; encoded by the coding sequence ATGAAGGTCGCGATCCTCGGGGGATCCGGCAAGACCGGCCGCGCCGTCGGCGCGGCCCTGGCCCAGGCGGGCGTGGCGACACGCCCCCTGGGCCGGGCCGCGTTCGACGACCTGCCGGCCGCCCTGGCCGGCGCGGACGCCGTGCACGTCATCGCCCCGAACCTGCATCCCGACGAGCCGTCGTACGTCGCCGCGGCGCTCTCCGCAGCGGCCGACGTCGGCGTCGGGCGGGTGAGCTACCACTCCGTGGCCTCGCCCTACGTGCCGGCGATGCCGCATCACCTCGGCAAGGCCGTGTCGGAGGACCTGGTCCGCCGCTCCGGCCTCGCGTGGACCCTCCTGCAGCCCTGCGCCTACGTCCAGAACCTGCTGCCGGCCCTGCGCGCGGCCCGGTCGGCCGCCGGCGTGCTGGAGGTGCCCTACGCCGTCGGCACCCCGTTCGGGATGGTCGACCTGCAGGACGTCGCCGCCGCCACCGCGGCGGTGCTGACCGCCGACGGGCACGTCGGCGCGACCTACGAGCTCGGGGGACCGGCCCTGGTGAGCGTCGCCGACGTGGCCGCCGCGGCCGGGCTCACCGCGACGCGGGTGCCTGCCGAGGGCGACGTGCACCCCTGGCTGCAGGCGATGTTCGACTACTACGACGACCACGGGCTGCCCACCGGCGGCGTACCGCTGCGCGCCCTGCTCGGTCGCACGCCTACGTCCGTGGAGCAGGTGCTCGCCCGCGATCTCGCGACCTGA
- the arcC gene encoding carbamate kinase, with translation MRILLALGGNAMTSPDGKARPEDQIAAATEAMEAVADLVAAGVDVVITHGNGPQVGNLLVKNEIAAQVVPPVPLDWCGAQTQGTLGDILMNALDGALAARGLTRPTAALVTRTRVDGADPAFAKPSKPVGRYLSADEARTMIEHGETWEDRGERGWRRMVASPEPLEVLDAPAAVALVEAGFVVIANGGGGIPTVRRADGSLAGVEAVIDKDLGAALLAQAIEVDLLVIATDVAHAVLGFGTPEAADIGQVTLDQMRQYAADGHFAGGSMGPKVDAVCRFVAESGKRGVITDLSSILAAADGRAGTIVTPN, from the coding sequence ATGAGGATCCTGCTGGCGCTCGGCGGCAACGCGATGACGTCCCCGGACGGGAAGGCCCGTCCGGAGGACCAGATCGCGGCCGCGACCGAGGCGATGGAGGCCGTGGCCGATCTGGTCGCGGCCGGAGTCGACGTCGTGATCACCCACGGGAACGGCCCGCAGGTCGGCAACCTGCTCGTGAAGAACGAGATCGCCGCGCAGGTCGTGCCCCCGGTCCCGCTCGACTGGTGCGGGGCGCAGACCCAGGGCACCCTCGGCGACATCCTGATGAACGCGCTGGACGGCGCGCTCGCCGCCCGCGGTCTGACCCGGCCCACCGCGGCCCTGGTCACCCGGACCCGGGTCGACGGTGCCGACCCGGCGTTCGCGAAGCCGAGCAAGCCGGTCGGGCGCTACCTGAGCGCCGACGAGGCGCGCACGATGATCGAGCACGGGGAGACCTGGGAGGACCGCGGCGAGCGCGGCTGGCGGCGGATGGTCGCCTCGCCCGAGCCGCTCGAGGTCCTCGACGCGCCGGCCGCCGTCGCGCTGGTCGAGGCCGGCTTCGTCGTGATCGCCAACGGCGGCGGCGGCATCCCGACCGTGCGCCGGGCCGACGGCTCGCTCGCGGGCGTCGAGGCGGTCATCGACAAGGACCTGGGCGCTGCCCTGCTCGCCCAGGCGATCGAGGTCGATCTCCTCGTCATCGCCACCGACGTCGCGCACGCCGTGCTCGGCTTCGGGACTCCCGAGGCCGCCGACATCGGCCAGGTCACCCTCGACCAGATGCGGCAGTACGCCGCGGACGGCCACTTCGCCGGCGGCTCGATGGGGCCCAAGGTCGACGCGGTCTGCCGCTTCGTCGCCGAGTCCGGCAAGCGCGGCGTCATCACCGACCTCAGCAGCATCCTCGCGGCCGCCGACGGCCGCGCCGGAACGATCGTCACGCCCAACTGA